A single region of the Bicyclus anynana chromosome 16, ilBicAnyn1.1, whole genome shotgun sequence genome encodes:
- the LOC128198858 gene encoding uncharacterized protein LOC128198858 encodes MVYGTAAMLPAPVSESRKIVYAIVACIAMFKLLMGCLLIYGVFGKKPWLILPWLVASWIFCFTLIALSVFGAVLIALRYAVGEEKAGEVSTMSGVYFVYGVLLLYFASVIHSRRNEMLRDSTESIKRLMRRDIYWSP; translated from the exons ATGGTGTACGGCACGGCGGCCATGCTGCCGGCGCCGGTGTCCGAGAGCAGGAAGATCGTGTACGCCATCGTCGCCTGCATCGCCATGTTCAAGCTGCTCATGGGCTGTCTGCTGATCTATGGCGTGTTTGGG aaaaagcCCTGGTTGATATTACCCTGGCTGGTGGCCAGTTGGATTTTCTGCTTCACCCTGATCGCGTTGTCCGTGTTCGGCGCAGTGCTCATAGCGTTACGGTACGCAGTGGGGGAGGAGAAGGCCGGGGAAGTCAGCACCATGTCTGGAGTCTACTTTGTTTATGGCG tactTCTTTTGTACTTCGCTTCAGTGATACACAGCAGAAGGAATGAGATGCTTCGAGATTCCACAGAATCGATCAAGAGGTTGATGAGAAGAGACATCTACTGGTCACCATAA
- the LOC112047571 gene encoding uncharacterized protein LOC112047571 isoform X2 yields the protein MIILIWTIYFTTGAICFEEKQNVQYGTNVTTLYPVKNIFNDINKNETRNGREGSTLLETNSSKEFDRSTSEEDMKTTQCENGNGTDSNNKNVDKEKSKVQKIDMANWKIDSFFTPAKQERQQNISAENKTNSDIRSLDSAVKEFKPSPQLGNFFSEDAFVVPTEETISSFSPMSNPSLYFGSPGDFYKLNYKPPITYADQIDTPYKFENTVPSRAKDSKYSSRIEPKGNVEAPAKIPAGGLYKLPDPFKEKPSTDSDDDDFGLDFNDEEKNTKENPVKKRGNPWKGLLHLATALLPIGIILSALTPNIITLDNTDNDNRYPNRYSRRAGVVHPPSVSEACRRRLLCELHSEANYSKRLSGRKQCYKIHCDEPQALSRVLSWLLQHNREHGRPPQDRRGYIT from the exons ATG ATAATTCTGATATggacaatttattttactactgGTGCAATTTGTTTcgaagaaaaacaaaatgttcaaTACGGGACTAATGTTACTACTTTGTATcccgttaaaaatatttttaatgatataaataaaaatgaaactagAAATGGAAGAGAAGGTTCAACTCTGTTAGAAACGAACTCTTCCAAAGAATTTGATAGGTCTACTTCCGAAGAAGATATGAAGACCACGCAGTGTGAAAATGGTAATGGAACAGATtcgaataataaaaatgttgataaaGAAAAGTCTAAGGTGCAGAAAATAGACATGGCCAATTGGAAAATTGATTCATTTTTCACACCTGCAAAGCAAGAAAGACAACAAAATATTAGTgcagaaaataaaactaattcagATATTAGATCTCTCGATTCCGCAGTCAAAGAATTTAAGCCAAGTCCTCAACTGGGGAATTTCTTCAGTGAAGATGCCTTCGTTGTACCGACGGAAGAAACAATAAGTTCATTTTCTCCAATGAGTAATCCGTCACTATATTTTGG ATCTCCAGGAGATTTTTACAAACTAAACTACAAACCACCCATTACTTATGCAGATCAGATTGATACACCTTACAAATTTGAAAACACGGTACCGTCAAGAGCTAAGGACTCCAAATATAGCTCCAGGATAGAACCCAAAGGAAATGTGGAAGCACCAGCAAAGATACCAGCAGGAGGACTGTATAAGCTTCCCGACCCGTTTAAGGAAAAGCCAAGCACAGATAGCGACGACGATGATTTCGGATTGGATTTTAATGATGAAGAGAAAAATACAAAGGAGAATCCTGTTAAAAAACG TGGTAACCCCTGGAAAGGTCTACTACACCTGGCGACGGCGCTGCTGCCCATCGGCATCATCCTGTCGGCGCTGACGCCCAACATCATCACCCTGGATAACACCGACAATGACAACCG CTACCCGAACCGCTACAGTCGGCGCGCGGGGGTGGTGCACCCGCCGTCTGTCAGCGAGGCTTGCAGGCGACGGCTGCTGTGTGAACTACATTCTGAGGCCAACTACAGCAAACG GTTATCCGGAAGGAAGCAATGCTACAAGATCCACTGCGACGAGCCGCAGGCGTTGAGCAGAGTGCTGAGTTGGCTGCTGCAGCACAACCGGGAGCATGGTCGCCCGCCGCAGGACAGACGAGGATACATCACGTGA
- the LOC112047571 gene encoding uncharacterized protein LOC112047571 isoform X1, with translation MFSKNSHIILIWTIYFTTGAICFEEKQNVQYGTNVTTLYPVKNIFNDINKNETRNGREGSTLLETNSSKEFDRSTSEEDMKTTQCENGNGTDSNNKNVDKEKSKVQKIDMANWKIDSFFTPAKQERQQNISAENKTNSDIRSLDSAVKEFKPSPQLGNFFSEDAFVVPTEETISSFSPMSNPSLYFGSPGDFYKLNYKPPITYADQIDTPYKFENTVPSRAKDSKYSSRIEPKGNVEAPAKIPAGGLYKLPDPFKEKPSTDSDDDDFGLDFNDEEKNTKENPVKKRGNPWKGLLHLATALLPIGIILSALTPNIITLDNTDNDNRYPNRYSRRAGVVHPPSVSEACRRRLLCELHSEANYSKRLSGRKQCYKIHCDEPQALSRVLSWLLQHNREHGRPPQDRRGYIT, from the exons ATGTTTTCAAAAAATAGCCAT ATAATTCTGATATggacaatttattttactactgGTGCAATTTGTTTcgaagaaaaacaaaatgttcaaTACGGGACTAATGTTACTACTTTGTATcccgttaaaaatatttttaatgatataaataaaaatgaaactagAAATGGAAGAGAAGGTTCAACTCTGTTAGAAACGAACTCTTCCAAAGAATTTGATAGGTCTACTTCCGAAGAAGATATGAAGACCACGCAGTGTGAAAATGGTAATGGAACAGATtcgaataataaaaatgttgataaaGAAAAGTCTAAGGTGCAGAAAATAGACATGGCCAATTGGAAAATTGATTCATTTTTCACACCTGCAAAGCAAGAAAGACAACAAAATATTAGTgcagaaaataaaactaattcagATATTAGATCTCTCGATTCCGCAGTCAAAGAATTTAAGCCAAGTCCTCAACTGGGGAATTTCTTCAGTGAAGATGCCTTCGTTGTACCGACGGAAGAAACAATAAGTTCATTTTCTCCAATGAGTAATCCGTCACTATATTTTGG ATCTCCAGGAGATTTTTACAAACTAAACTACAAACCACCCATTACTTATGCAGATCAGATTGATACACCTTACAAATTTGAAAACACGGTACCGTCAAGAGCTAAGGACTCCAAATATAGCTCCAGGATAGAACCCAAAGGAAATGTGGAAGCACCAGCAAAGATACCAGCAGGAGGACTGTATAAGCTTCCCGACCCGTTTAAGGAAAAGCCAAGCACAGATAGCGACGACGATGATTTCGGATTGGATTTTAATGATGAAGAGAAAAATACAAAGGAGAATCCTGTTAAAAAACG TGGTAACCCCTGGAAAGGTCTACTACACCTGGCGACGGCGCTGCTGCCCATCGGCATCATCCTGTCGGCGCTGACGCCCAACATCATCACCCTGGATAACACCGACAATGACAACCG CTACCCGAACCGCTACAGTCGGCGCGCGGGGGTGGTGCACCCGCCGTCTGTCAGCGAGGCTTGCAGGCGACGGCTGCTGTGTGAACTACATTCTGAGGCCAACTACAGCAAACG GTTATCCGGAAGGAAGCAATGCTACAAGATCCACTGCGACGAGCCGCAGGCGTTGAGCAGAGTGCTGAGTTGGCTGCTGCAGCACAACCGGGAGCATGGTCGCCCGCCGCAGGACAGACGAGGATACATCACGTGA